The following is a genomic window from Balneola sp..
ACTTTCTACCCATTCATAGGCCTCCCAAACTGCTTTAATCATATCTGGGTTTTGGAGTGCTTCTCCGCTTCGGTACAACCCATACATGTAGGCCCGGTATAGATCTTCATCCTCCAACACAGCTGCATACCTGAGAATGCTCCGTTGTGTTGTTTCACCCATCTCGTAATCAATCATCAGTCGCCCAATAGCTAAGGCTGCTTCATACTCGTAGTCAGAGTCCTCCCCAATAATTTCATTAAAATATTGCACCAGTAAATCCAAAGAAGCCTGATTACCCTGCTTCCCTAACACTAAACTGATGCCTTTCCTCAACGTGCTTCTGTTTCTCCAAAGGTCATGAAGTCTTAATAACTGAGACTCACTAATTTCATGAGCGCTCACCGACGTCCAGGCTTCTATTGTATTCGAATATTGTACCTTGGTAATAAAGGCATCCATATCCTGAACTGGTGTACTGATCAACGCTCTCCATGCTTGCTCTCGGATGTGTTCTTTAGGGTGATCTACAAAAGTGAGGATAGAGTCTGCATTACGATCGAAGATAAATGTGTATAGTTCCGGATAATCATCAGTAACCAACTTTGAATACGCGCTTTCCTGCTTACATGAAGTTGCTGAAACCAATAAAATCACAGCTCCCAAAAAAGCACACATACTTTTTACACATTTCTTATTGACCTTCATAGACAAACTCCGTTTATTACACATGTTTCTTACATTAAATATCATTCGCTATGGACAATGCACATTTGACTCGTAAACAGCATGAATTCTTCACCTTCATTGTAGATTATAAAAAAGACAATGAAGTCTGGCCCACTTACCGTGAGATTGCTGATCATTTTGGATATGCCTCACCCAACAGCGTTACCCAAAATATACAGGCGCTACTCAAGAAAGGCTATCTGGTTAAGCGAAATGATGAAGAATATGATTTGCCTGCCGAGAAGAAGAGCTTACTTGGAGAAACGGATGAACAAGAAGGAATACCTGTTCGCGGCTTAATCGCTGCCGGATACCTGCAGGAAGCTGTTGAAGCTAACTTGGGAAGTATCACCATGGATACCCTATTCCCAAATTTAGATGACCTGTTTGCGCTTCGCGTTTCTGGATTCAGTATGAAAGATGTGGGTATCTACGACGGCGACTTTGTGCTCCTTATGGATACCGATGTCAAGAATGGAGATATCGGTGCGGTGCTCTATGACGGCGAAACCAGTCTTAAAAAAATCTACTGGGATGACAATGGTTTACGCTTAGAACCTGCGAATGAAGATTATGACGACATCTTCATCGAGCCCGACGTGTTCGAAGAAGTCCGGATTATTGGTAAGTATATCGGTCATGTAAACCGTCAAGGATTCCAGCGAGCTGTACCTCTTGTCGCTTAATTTATTAAGGCAAAGGGGAATTATCCGGCAAATGAGTGGACAGATCTTTGTTGTCTTCAATAGTCGTGGCTTTAAAAGGTACTTTTAACTTAGCGGGCACTGTTACGAATCTCCCGTTCGAATCCTTTCGTGCTTCATGCAGCTGAGAGTCTTTTATCCAAGCTCTTCCCCCATCACGCTGAAGTCTTTTAGTATTTTTGTATTTAAATGCTTGTTCGTGTAAAGAAGGTAATTTCTTCATAATGCTTTCCTGAATTACTTTTCTCTGAATTTAAGTGAAGTTTATGAATTTATCAGTACAGATTTGCTTTGTTTTCTGAAGACTAAACCTTATCTTTTCAAGCTCTGAACTAAACGCAAAGAAAGAAATTAACAGATTATGTACGCTATTGTTGAAATAGGCGGACACCAATACAAAGTAGCTGAAAACGACGTGCTTTTTGTGGACAAGCAAAACGCTGACGATGACAAGCTTACCTTTGATAAAGTGTTGCTAATTAAAGATGACAACGGAAATGTGAATATTGGAACTCCTAATGTTGAAGGAGCTGAGATTTCCGCTACGATCTTAGATACGGTGAAAGCTGACAAAGTATTAGTATTTAAGAAAAAACGCCGTAAAGGATATCAGAAGCTGAATGGACACCGACAAGTGATGTCTCAGATTCAAATTGAGAGTATCTCTACTTCCGGTTCTGCTCCTAAGAAAAAGAAGGCAGCAAAGAAAGATGACGCTCCTGCTAAAAAGGCTGAAGCTAAATCCTCCGAAAAAGAAGCAGCTTCCAAAAAAGAAGAAGGCAAAGATCTAAGTTCAATGACAGTTGCTGAACTTACTGATTTAGCGAAAGAAAGAGGCCTTACCGGGTACTCGAGTATGAGAAAAGCTGAACTGATCGACGCTCTAAAATAAATTTTTCAATAATAAACCCTTACTATTATGGCACATAAGAAAGGTCAAGGTTCGACAAGAAACGGTCGCGATTCCAATCCAAAAATGCTTGGTGTTAAAAAATTCGGTGGTGAATTTGTTCGCGCCGGAGGAATCATTGTACGTCAACGCGGTACAAAATTTCACCCCGGTGATAACGTACAACGTGGTGGCGATGATACTTTATTCGCAACATCAGACGGAACAGTAAATTTTGCAGTTCGTTCTGGCGGACGCAAGCACGTTAATGTAGAGCCTCTCAACTGATCTACATTTATAAGAATTTAAAGCCTCGTACATACTTTTTGTGCGAGGCTTTTTTTATATCTTCTAATTATGAAAAATCCATCAATACCTGGTCTTGATCTTGATGTTAACAACATCTACTGCATAGGGCGGAATTATGCTCAGCATGCTAAAGAAATGGGCAGCGCTATACCCAAA
Proteins encoded in this region:
- the lexA gene encoding repressor LexA, which codes for MDNAHLTRKQHEFFTFIVDYKKDNEVWPTYREIADHFGYASPNSVTQNIQALLKKGYLVKRNDEEYDLPAEKKSLLGETDEQEGIPVRGLIAAGYLQEAVEANLGSITMDTLFPNLDDLFALRVSGFSMKDVGIYDGDFVLLMDTDVKNGDIGAVLYDGETSLKKIYWDDNGLRLEPANEDYDDIFIEPDVFEEVRIIGKYIGHVNRQGFQRAVPLVA
- a CDS encoding 50S ribosomal protein L27; translated protein: MAHKKGQGSTRNGRDSNPKMLGVKKFGGEFVRAGGIIVRQRGTKFHPGDNVQRGGDDTLFATSDGTVNFAVRSGGRKHVNVEPLN
- the rplU gene encoding 50S ribosomal protein L21, which encodes MYAIVEIGGHQYKVAENDVLFVDKQNADDDKLTFDKVLLIKDDNGNVNIGTPNVEGAEISATILDTVKADKVLVFKKKRRKGYQKLNGHRQVMSQIQIESISTSGSAPKKKKAAKKDDAPAKKAEAKSSEKEAASKKEEGKDLSSMTVAELTDLAKERGLTGYSSMRKAELIDALK